A section of the Deinococcus terrestris genome encodes:
- a CDS encoding metallophosphoesterase family protein, whose protein sequence is MWSLTFLHSNDIHGRLGALSRLTTMARQVQTEAQAAGRTVFRWDAGDAFDRRFEECRLTRGVALPPVLAAAGVTVQTLGNDLWISYGPAALTRLTERATYTLLAANLRAEDGSPLGRLQSSLLVEGPTTRLANPTTLRKKSVLHAFYSRSAR, encoded by the coding sequence GTGTGGTCCTTGACCTTCCTCCATTCCAACGACATTCACGGGCGCCTCGGCGCCCTGTCCCGGCTCACCACCATGGCGCGGCAGGTCCAGACGGAGGCGCAAGCCGCGGGGCGCACCGTCTTTCGCTGGGATGCGGGCGACGCCTTCGACCGTCGGTTCGAGGAGTGCCGCCTGACCCGCGGCGTCGCCCTGCCGCCCGTGCTCGCGGCGGCGGGGGTCACCGTCCAGACGCTGGGGAACGACCTGTGGATCTCCTACGGTCCAGCGGCCCTGACGCGCCTGACCGAGCGCGCGACCTATACCCTGCTGGCTGCCAACCTCCGGGCCGAGGACGGCTCACCGCTCGGCCGACTCCAATCCTCCCTGCTGGTGGAGGGGCCTACGACAAGATTGGCGAATCCTACTACGTTAAGGAAAAAGAGCGTCCTGCACGCTTTTTATTCACGTAGCGCCCGGTAG
- a CDS encoding DUF559 domain-containing protein, with product MKCRRQGAVIYAEFCSPACTEAYKVQLAHLRASHLEQVYGERLCDAGLAFVPQYPLGPYVVDLAFPQVRLLVEVDGEVYHAGPRTQMHDDCKDALAAVGGWCLLLGERLEEAVRWVVEAFQGWESSS from the coding sequence TTGAAATGCAGGAGGCAGGGGGCAGTCATCTATGCCGAGTTCTGCTCGCCAGCGTGCACCGAGGCCTACAAGGTCCAGCTCGCGCATCTGCGGGCCAGTCACCTCGAACAGGTCTATGGGGAGCGGCTGTGCGACGCGGGCCTGGCCTTCGTGCCGCAGTACCCGCTCGGCCCCTACGTGGTGGACCTGGCCTTCCCGCAGGTGCGGTTGCTGGTGGAGGTAGACGGCGAGGTGTACCACGCTGGTCCCCGAACACAGATGCACGATGATTGCAAGGACGCCCTGGCCGCTGTCGGAGGCTGGTGCCTGTTGTTGGGCGAACGTCTCGAAGAGGCCGTTCGCTGGGTGGTCGAGGCATTTCAAGGATGGGAGTCTTCGTCCTGA